The Sphingobium aromaticiconvertens genome has a segment encoding these proteins:
- a CDS encoding PaaI family thioesterase — protein sequence MSLKGLPDSAFGVLDQSATASLTGMEAMQGMLAGRLPIPPMGRTLDFTLIEVGEGVAVFEGTPSADLLNPLGTVHGGWALTLIDSACGCAAFTLLPVGVGYTTVETKANFTRAIMADSGPVRCAGRVLSPGRQIITTEATLTGADGRLLAHGTSTIMVLPPR from the coding sequence TTGAGTCTGAAGGGACTGCCGGATTCGGCGTTCGGGGTGCTGGATCAGTCGGCGACAGCAAGCCTGACCGGTATGGAGGCGATGCAAGGCATGCTGGCGGGACGGTTGCCGATCCCGCCGATGGGCCGCACGCTGGATTTCACGTTGATCGAGGTTGGCGAGGGTGTTGCGGTGTTTGAGGGGACGCCTTCGGCTGATTTGCTCAATCCTTTGGGCACCGTTCATGGCGGTTGGGCGTTGACGCTGATCGATTCGGCCTGTGGATGTGCGGCCTTCACCCTGCTGCCTGTGGGAGTCGGCTATACGACGGTGGAGACCAAGGCGAATTTTACCCGCGCCATCATGGCCGACAGTGGTCCGGTGCGCTGTGCGGGACGGGTGCTGTCGCCGGGGCGGCAGATCATCACGACCGAGGCGACGCTGACGGGAGCGGATGGACGGTTGCTGGCGCATGGTACCTCGACCATCATGGTGCTTCCGCCGCGCTGA
- a CDS encoding neutral zinc metallopeptidase codes for MRLDDEQESSNFEVQDGRGGGGLGGGGGLGGGLGMLLPLIGSRFGCGGIAVVLIIMVVMGGNPLSMLGGGSGNSPQVETRQPGTQELTDIQRTSLKVLGSTERRWADIFKAHGEVYPAPTLVFYSQAGQSGCGAAQSAMGPFYCPADKRIYLDTDFFREMESRFNAPGDFPIGYIIAHEVGHHIQTITGEANKIRAAQQRASEAQGNALQVKMELQADCYAGVWAARDTNLMEPGDLEEGMRAAEAIGDDTLQKSAGRRPVPESFTHGSSEQRMQWLRKGLSTGDPAQCDTFGGSI; via the coding sequence ATGCGGCTGGACGACGAACAGGAAAGCTCCAACTTCGAGGTGCAGGACGGTCGCGGCGGCGGTGGTCTTGGTGGAGGTGGCGGTCTGGGCGGCGGCCTTGGCATGTTGCTGCCGCTGATCGGCAGTCGCTTTGGTTGTGGCGGAATCGCCGTGGTGCTGATCATCATGGTGGTGATGGGTGGGAACCCGCTCAGCATGCTGGGTGGCGGCAGTGGGAATAGCCCGCAGGTCGAAACGCGCCAGCCGGGCACGCAGGAACTGACCGACATTCAGCGTACCTCCCTCAAGGTGTTGGGATCCACCGAGCGACGCTGGGCCGACATCTTCAAGGCGCATGGAGAGGTGTATCCCGCGCCGACACTGGTTTTTTACAGTCAGGCGGGGCAGTCGGGCTGCGGCGCGGCGCAATCGGCGATGGGACCATTTTACTGCCCGGCGGACAAGCGCATCTATCTCGACACCGATTTCTTCAGGGAAATGGAGTCGCGCTTCAATGCACCGGGCGATTTCCCGATCGGCTACATCATCGCGCATGAAGTAGGGCACCATATCCAGACTATCACGGGCGAGGCGAACAAGATCCGGGCCGCGCAGCAGCGCGCGTCGGAGGCTCAAGGCAATGCCCTGCAAGTGAAGATGGAGTTGCAGGCGGACTGCTATGCCGGGGTCTGGGCCGCGCGCGACACCAATCTGATGGAACCGGGCGACCTGGAAGAAGGCATGCGCGCGGCTGAGGCAATCGGCGACGATACGTTGCAGAAATCGGCCGGGCGTCGCCCGGTTCCCGAAAGCTTCACCCACGGCAGCAGCGAACAGCGGATGCAGTGGCTCCGCAAGGGGCTGTCGACCGGCGATCCGGCGCAATGCGACACGTTCGGAGGCTCGATTTGA
- a CDS encoding patatin-like phospholipase family protein translates to MADSDTEEPPRRRSATPLPLPRQVALLLQGGGALGSFQAGVFERLDELSIDIHWVAGISIGAVNAAIIAGNPPHKRLGRLKKFWRTVSGGMPNMILPDIDHIREAAHLMAAGAVATFGVPGMFRPRLWPAPLMPEGSAGAISFYDSAPLKDMLDACVDWDLLNDGPVRLSVGAVDVETGNFAYWDTRGPGGNTRIDARHIMASGALPPGLPPIEIDGRWYWDGGIVSNTPLAHVLDHQSDDMLIFQVDLFPAEGPMPRQMTDVYSRTKDIQYSSRTRQVTDQYLRLRREHKTIEALLKKLPSDMQDDPDVRQLRDYVDVGAVNIVHLIYRSRAWESGARDFEFSRSTMLDHWAQGRDAVEEVMHKGDLIARNILDGKSATFDLDSPDHLKEKTA, encoded by the coding sequence ATGGCTGATAGTGACACCGAAGAACCCCCGCGCCGCCGCTCCGCGACGCCCTTGCCCCTGCCCCGTCAGGTTGCGCTTCTGCTTCAAGGCGGCGGCGCACTAGGATCATTCCAGGCGGGCGTTTTCGAACGGCTGGACGAACTGTCCATCGACATCCACTGGGTGGCAGGCATCTCGATCGGCGCGGTCAACGCGGCCATCATCGCGGGCAATCCACCGCACAAACGACTGGGCCGCCTCAAGAAATTCTGGCGCACCGTCTCCGGCGGGATGCCCAACATGATCCTGCCGGACATCGACCATATCCGCGAAGCCGCGCATCTGATGGCGGCGGGCGCGGTCGCGACCTTCGGCGTGCCGGGCATGTTTCGCCCGCGCTTGTGGCCCGCGCCACTGATGCCCGAAGGGTCGGCCGGCGCGATCAGCTTCTACGACAGCGCCCCGCTCAAGGACATGCTGGACGCCTGCGTCGACTGGGATCTGCTGAACGATGGCCCGGTCCGCCTGTCGGTCGGTGCCGTCGATGTGGAAACCGGCAATTTCGCCTATTGGGACACCCGCGGTCCGGGCGGCAATACGCGCATCGACGCGCGGCATATCATGGCGTCCGGCGCGCTGCCGCCGGGCCTGCCGCCGATCGAGATTGACGGGCGCTGGTACTGGGATGGCGGCATCGTTTCCAATACGCCGCTTGCCCATGTGCTCGATCATCAGTCCGATGACATGCTGATATTCCAGGTTGATCTGTTCCCGGCCGAGGGGCCGATGCCCCGGCAGATGACCGACGTCTATTCGCGCACCAAGGACATCCAATATTCCAGCCGCACGCGCCAGGTGACGGACCAGTATCTGCGTCTGCGCCGCGAGCATAAAACGATCGAAGCCCTGCTCAAGAAACTGCCATCCGACATGCAGGACGATCCCGACGTGCGCCAGTTGCGCGACTATGTCGATGTCGGCGCGGTCAACATCGTCCATCTCATCTACCGCAGCCGTGCGTGGGAAAGCGGCGCGCGCGACTTTGAATTTTCGCGCTCGACCATGCTCGACCACTGGGCGCAGGGCCGCGATGCGGTGGAGGAAGTGATGCACAAGGGCGACCTGATCGCCCGCAACATATTGGACGGAAAGAGCGCCACCTTCGACCTCGATTCGCCCGATCATCTCAAGGAGAAGACGGCATGA
- a CDS encoding 3-hydroxybutyrate dehydrogenase, whose product MSGSLAGKTALITGSTSGIGLAYAKALAGEGANIVINGFGDAAAIEKERLALEEISDAKALYSGHDLTKVDQIEAMMSQAAETFSGVDILINNAGMQHVAPVEEFPIDKWDLIIALNLNAAFHTTRLALPYMKQKKWGRIIQTASAHSLVASPFKSAYVTAKHGLAGFTKTVALEVATDGITANCISPGYVWTPLVENQIPDTMKARNMTREQVMNDVLLAGQPTKQFVTVEQIAATMMFLVSDAAANFTGANLSVDGGWTAQ is encoded by the coding sequence ATGAGTGGTTCCCTCGCTGGTAAGACTGCCCTTATCACCGGATCGACCTCCGGCATCGGTCTTGCCTATGCCAAGGCGTTGGCAGGCGAAGGCGCGAACATCGTCATCAATGGCTTTGGCGATGCAGCGGCGATCGAGAAAGAACGACTCGCCCTTGAGGAGATCAGCGACGCGAAGGCGCTCTACAGCGGCCACGACCTGACCAAGGTGGATCAGATCGAAGCGATGATGAGCCAGGCCGCCGAAACCTTCAGCGGTGTCGACATCCTCATCAACAATGCGGGTATGCAGCATGTCGCCCCGGTCGAAGAGTTTCCGATCGACAAATGGGATCTCATCATCGCGCTCAACCTCAATGCGGCTTTCCACACCACCCGCCTTGCCCTGCCCTATATGAAGCAGAAGAAATGGGGCCGCATCATCCAGACGGCCTCGGCCCACTCGCTGGTCGCCTCCCCCTTCAAGTCCGCCTATGTGACCGCCAAGCACGGCCTCGCGGGCTTTACCAAAACCGTTGCCTTGGAAGTCGCAACCGACGGCATCACCGCCAACTGCATTTCGCCCGGCTATGTCTGGACGCCATTGGTCGAAAACCAGATTCCCGACACGATGAAGGCGCGCAACATGACGCGCGAGCAGGTGATGAACGACGTGCTGCTGGCCGGGCAGCCGACCAAGCAGTTCGTAACGGTCGAACAGATCGCGGCAACCATGATGTTTCTGGTCAGCGATGCGGCTGCGAATTTCACCGGCGCGAACCTCTCCGTCGATGGCGGCTGGACCGCGCAGTAA
- a CDS encoding amidohydrolase produces MRRMMTALMAATAFSSTALAKPQATPPVTPVEAAATPTGPASMIAPKIAQDMEGLMTLYRDLHAHPELSEQEVQTAAKLAKRLKAMKFDVTEKVGGTGVVAVMENGSGPVVLIRADMDGLPVVEQTGLEFASKVKAKTPEGVETGVMHACGHDTHMTAFIETAKLLSSMKKEWKGTLVLILQPAEEVGRGARLMLEDGLYTRFPRPTHALAFHDAANLEAGKIGYTPGYTLANVDSVDIVVKGMGGHGAYPQTTKDPIVIASRIVGTLQTLVSREQDPQDPAVVTVGSFLAGAKHNIIPDEAKLLLTVRSYSDDTRAKLIKGIERVARGEAMAAGVPDDRMPVVTVKDEFTPSTYNPPAFAEQMATVLRGHFPADRVVLAQPAMGGEDFGRFYRADKSINSFIFWVGGVPADAMAKAAAGQTSLPSLHSPFWAPDAEKVISTASEAMTLLALDIMKRH; encoded by the coding sequence ATGCGTCGCATGATGACGGCCTTGATGGCTGCAACCGCCTTTTCGTCCACGGCACTGGCCAAGCCGCAGGCGACGCCCCCCGTCACACCCGTCGAAGCTGCTGCAACGCCCACCGGTCCCGCCAGCATGATCGCACCAAAGATTGCGCAGGACATGGAGGGGCTGATGACCCTCTATCGCGACCTCCACGCCCATCCCGAATTATCGGAGCAGGAGGTCCAGACCGCCGCAAAACTGGCGAAGCGCTTGAAAGCCATGAAGTTCGACGTAACCGAGAAGGTCGGTGGCACCGGCGTCGTCGCGGTGATGGAAAATGGCAGCGGCCCGGTCGTGCTGATCCGCGCCGACATGGACGGCCTGCCCGTGGTCGAACAGACGGGTCTGGAGTTTGCATCCAAGGTGAAAGCCAAAACGCCCGAGGGCGTCGAAACGGGCGTGATGCACGCCTGCGGCCATGACACCCATATGACCGCCTTCATCGAGACGGCCAAGCTGCTGTCATCCATGAAGAAGGAGTGGAAAGGCACACTGGTCCTGATCCTCCAGCCCGCCGAAGAGGTGGGCCGGGGCGCACGACTGATGCTGGAGGATGGGCTATATACCCGCTTCCCCCGCCCGACCCATGCGCTCGCCTTCCACGACGCGGCCAATCTGGAGGCCGGGAAGATCGGCTATACGCCGGGCTATACGCTGGCCAATGTCGATAGCGTCGACATCGTGGTGAAGGGCATGGGCGGGCACGGCGCCTATCCGCAGACGACGAAAGACCCGATCGTCATCGCCTCGCGCATCGTCGGCACGCTCCAGACGCTCGTCAGCAGGGAGCAGGACCCGCAGGACCCCGCCGTGGTGACGGTCGGCAGCTTTCTGGCCGGGGCCAAGCACAATATCATCCCAGACGAAGCAAAACTGTTGCTCACCGTCCGCAGCTATTCCGACGACACGCGCGCAAAGCTCATCAAGGGGATTGAGCGGGTCGCGCGGGGTGAAGCGATGGCCGCTGGCGTGCCCGACGACCGGATGCCGGTCGTGACCGTGAAGGACGAATTCACCCCCTCCACCTATAACCCGCCCGCCTTTGCCGAGCAGATGGCGACCGTCCTCAGAGGGCACTTCCCCGCCGACCGTGTCGTTCTGGCTCAGCCTGCCATGGGTGGCGAGGATTTCGGTCGCTTTTATCGCGCGGACAAGTCGATAAACAGCTTCATCTTCTGGGTCGGTGGCGTTCCCGCCGACGCCATGGCGAAGGCCGCCGCCGGGCAGACCTCCCTCCCTTCGCTCCACAGCCCCTTCTGGGCACCCGATGCGGAGAAGGTGATCTCGACCGCCAGCGAAGCCATGACCTTGCTGGCACTCGACATCATGAAGCGGCATTAG
- a CDS encoding nucleotidyltransferase family protein, which produces MSARLLVCALRDPTSVEGLDAAQWNSLIAAARGERLIGTLAVRMADRALPDAVQPIVTDALDEAAREAKQALWEADRARAALKDLDVPVVLLKGTAYAAADLRAGQGRFIGDLDILVPRESLDAVEAALFAAGWEWVKPDPYDDAYYRQWMHELPPMIHKTRDRMIDVHHTILPLTARQTPDAAALITDAVPLPDGLLILSPEHMVCHAAAHMLADGDLAGGLRNLWDIHSLCCEFGAAQEDFYISLFEEAAYHGLLVPVWRALRLAYHLYGTPVKAYSSPITVDYRLKQCDRLFIVRLLARDGWGRETHKLLRFAFFVRSHWLRMPPAMLARHLFTKWRKGHRPA; this is translated from the coding sequence ATGAGTGCGCGGTTGCTCGTGTGCGCGCTGCGCGATCCGACGTCGGTCGAGGGGCTGGACGCGGCGCAGTGGAATAGCCTGATCGCGGCAGCGCGGGGCGAGCGGCTGATCGGCACGCTGGCGGTGCGGATGGCCGATCGCGCCTTACCGGACGCGGTACAGCCCATCGTCACGGATGCGCTGGACGAGGCGGCGCGGGAGGCGAAGCAGGCCTTGTGGGAGGCGGATCGCGCCCGCGCCGCGCTCAAGGATCTGGACGTGCCGGTCGTGCTGCTGAAGGGCACGGCCTATGCGGCCGCGGATTTGCGGGCAGGGCAGGGGCGCTTCATCGGCGACCTCGACATATTGGTGCCGCGCGAGAGTCTGGATGCGGTCGAGGCGGCTTTGTTCGCGGCGGGATGGGAATGGGTGAAGCCTGATCCTTATGACGACGCCTATTATCGCCAGTGGATGCATGAACTGCCGCCGATGATCCACAAGACTCGCGACCGGATGATCGATGTGCATCACACGATCCTGCCGTTGACCGCGCGGCAGACGCCTGATGCGGCGGCGCTGATCACGGATGCTGTGCCGCTGCCGGATGGGCTGTTGATTCTGTCGCCTGAACACATGGTCTGCCACGCCGCCGCGCACATGCTGGCGGATGGCGATCTAGCCGGGGGGCTTCGCAACCTGTGGGATATTCACAGCCTGTGCTGCGAGTTCGGCGCGGCGCAAGAGGATTTCTATATCAGCCTGTTTGAAGAGGCTGCGTATCACGGTCTTTTAGTGCCGGTTTGGCGCGCTCTGCGGCTGGCATATCATCTTTATGGGACGCCGGTGAAAGCCTATAGTTCGCCTATTACCGTGGACTATCGGCTTAAACAGTGTGACAGGCTTTTTATTGTCCGCCTGCTGGCGCGTGACGGTTGGGGGCGGGAAACGCACAAGCTGCTCCGCTTCGCTTTCTTCGTCCGCTCCCATTGGTTGCGGATGCCGCCCGCGATGCTGGCGCGGCATTTGTTCACCAAATGGCGCAAGGGCCATCGTCCCGCTTAG
- a CDS encoding HprK-related kinase A — translation MTHSLTLNIGPATFRIGSAWSQPIAQLARLYAAYPDASGRVADFTVRLEPAAFLRRWVRSSIFITGDHGLADAAPMSLAHGLLAAEMGMNLQMALGWRRHLLLHASSVEKDGRVLVMTGESGSGKSTLAAMLGERGWRLMGDEFALLDMETGQIFPFPRLVSLKNSAIAVMEAEVDAPRMGPMMQGTAKGDIRHLVPRADAVARMGEGGAPALLLFPRFGHDRAVRPVGQGEAFMRLTQASTNYVALGERGFDALTRFVGDVPARAIDFPCGEAAIALVEQLWEELA, via the coding sequence GTGACCCATAGCCTTACCCTGAATATCGGCCCCGCGACTTTTCGGATCGGTTCGGCCTGGTCCCAGCCGATCGCCCAGCTTGCGCGCCTTTATGCGGCCTATCCCGACGCGTCGGGGCGGGTTGCGGATTTCACGGTGCGGCTGGAACCGGCCGCGTTCCTGCGTCGCTGGGTTCGCTCGTCCATCTTCATCACCGGCGATCATGGTCTGGCGGACGCCGCGCCGATGAGTCTGGCGCATGGGTTGCTGGCGGCGGAAATGGGGATGAACCTGCAAATGGCACTCGGTTGGCGGCGGCATCTGCTGCTCCACGCGTCGAGTGTGGAGAAGGACGGGCGCGTGCTGGTGATGACCGGCGAATCGGGGTCGGGCAAGTCTACGCTGGCGGCGATGCTGGGCGAACGGGGCTGGCGGTTGATGGGCGACGAATTTGCGCTGCTGGATATGGAGACGGGCCAGATTTTTCCTTTCCCACGCCTCGTCTCGCTCAAGAACAGCGCGATTGCGGTGATGGAGGCGGAGGTTGATGCGCCGCGCATGGGACCGATGATGCAGGGCACGGCGAAGGGGGATATTCGGCATCTTGTTCCGCGCGCGGATGCCGTTGCCCGGATGGGCGAAGGCGGCGCGCCCGCGCTGCTGCTGTTCCCGCGTTTTGGCCATGACCGTGCGGTGCGGCCCGTTGGGCAGGGGGAGGCGTTCATGCGGTTGACGCAGGCGTCGACCAACTATGTCGCGCTGGGGGAGCGGGGGTTTGATGCGCTCACGCGTTTTGTGGGCGACGTACCGGCGCGGGCGATCGACTTTCCTTGCGGAGAGGCCGCCATCGCGCTGGTGGAGCAGCTTTGGGAAGAACTGGCATGA
- a CDS encoding HPr-rel-A system PqqD family peptide chaperone, which translates to MTASNRYLAEPEEAVVERVLDDITLLYHRPSGQTHMVVSPVPEILAALRADGAGDAESVHGRLAISFDLGAPDAAQAAIARHLEEMAQLGLVRRL; encoded by the coding sequence ATGACAGCATCGAATCGCTATCTTGCCGAACCGGAAGAGGCGGTTGTCGAGCGGGTGCTGGACGACATCACGCTGCTTTATCATCGTCCTTCGGGCCAGACGCACATGGTTGTCAGCCCCGTGCCGGAAATCCTTGCCGCGCTGCGCGCAGACGGGGCGGGGGATGCCGAGTCCGTACATGGACGGTTGGCTATATCCTTTGATCTGGGTGCGCCTGATGCGGCGCAGGCAGCGATCGCACGCCATCTGGAGGAGATGGCGCAGTTGGGGCTGGTGCGACGCTTGTGA
- a CDS encoding ATP-binding protein encodes MNRLTTAQITWSLGLLLLCTGTALLTGAAIHAIALPVLAGLGILTIAAFGNAGPNEPAMTAQEPSDLLDDPAFASMLEGIGDPLMVIERGRIVRANQGALRLLGAHIVGEDARIAIRHPAAAERLASNAPMAEPYAIELVGLGTRDQRWRMRVAPLPSAAIQDARRMVHLVNRSSAYAAERMRVDFVANASHELRTPLAGILGFIETLADPELGKDDETRNRFLKIMDGEARRMQRLVDDLMSLSRIEAEKYRAPDTAVDLSELLAEVVGVFRSSHGDRGREVEMEIEPGLPIVQGDRAQLSQLLHNLIGNSAKYGRPGTPISVRLIGGPTGMARLTVADEGEGIGPDHLPRLTERFYRVDSGRSRAMGGTGLGLAIVKHIVERHRGRLDIASTLGKGTTITVLVPLAQATEVDAKQDV; translated from the coding sequence ATGAATCGACTGACGACTGCCCAAATCACCTGGTCGCTTGGCCTGCTTTTGCTGTGCACGGGAACCGCACTGCTGACGGGCGCGGCGATTCACGCCATCGCCCTGCCCGTTCTGGCGGGGCTGGGCATATTGACCATCGCGGCCTTCGGCAATGCAGGCCCGAACGAACCGGCAATGACCGCGCAGGAGCCATCGGACCTGCTCGACGATCCCGCTTTCGCCAGCATGTTGGAGGGGATTGGCGATCCCCTGATGGTCATCGAGCGCGGCCGGATCGTGCGCGCCAATCAGGGAGCCTTGCGCCTGCTGGGCGCTCATATCGTGGGGGAAGATGCCCGCATCGCCATCCGCCACCCTGCCGCCGCCGAACGGCTGGCGAGCAATGCACCGATGGCCGAACCCTATGCGATCGAGCTGGTGGGCCTGGGCACGCGCGACCAGCGCTGGCGGATGCGGGTCGCGCCCTTGCCGTCCGCCGCGATTCAGGACGCCCGGCGCATGGTTCACCTCGTCAACCGCTCCAGCGCCTATGCGGCCGAGCGGATGCGCGTCGATTTCGTCGCCAATGCAAGCCACGAACTGCGCACCCCATTGGCAGGGATATTGGGCTTCATCGAGACATTGGCCGATCCGGAACTGGGCAAGGATGATGAAACCCGCAACCGCTTCCTGAAGATCATGGATGGCGAAGCGCGCCGGATGCAGCGGCTGGTGGACGACCTGATGTCCCTTTCCCGCATCGAGGCGGAGAAATATCGCGCACCCGACACCGCCGTCGACCTGTCGGAGCTTCTGGCCGAGGTGGTAGGCGTTTTCAGGTCCAGCCACGGCGATCGCGGGCGCGAAGTGGAGATGGAGATCGAGCCGGGCCTGCCCATCGTGCAGGGCGATCGCGCCCAATTGTCGCAGTTGCTGCACAACCTCATCGGCAATTCGGCCAAATATGGTCGCCCCGGCACACCCATCAGCGTGCGGCTGATCGGCGGGCCGACCGGCATGGCCCGACTGACGGTCGCGGACGAAGGCGAAGGGATTGGTCCCGATCATCTGCCCCGCCTTACCGAGCGATTCTATCGCGTCGATTCGGGCCGCAGCCGCGCAATGGGCGGCACGGGCCTTGGCCTTGCCATCGTCAAACATATCGTGGAACGGCATCGCGGACGGCTGGATATCGCCAGCACATTGGGCAAGGGAACGACGATCACCGTCCTCGTTCCGCTTGCCCAGGCGACAGAAGTGGATGCAAAACAGGACGTATAA
- a CDS encoding substrate-binding domain-containing protein, with protein sequence MKQFASLAVSAPTLLAALLALSACGDQAGGGAAGGTRDQIRAVGSSTVYPFATAVAELFVQGNPGMKSPIIESTGTGGGMKLFCAGVGAQHPDIANASRRMKKAEFDQCQANGVKDIIEVQIGVDGLAFAESNKGPGLKLTPLIVYKALAATPFGKGPNKTQTWKDVDPSLPAITISVFGPPSTSGTRDSLAELILTKGCESDPAMKALKEKNEDEFKATCTRVREDGKYVDSGENDNLIVQKLGANPNAVGVFGYSFLEENKDSLKDIPINGVEATYETVSTGQYPGARPLYLYVKKAHLAAIPGLQNYMNAFSTNWNPDGILTKRGMVAAPEAARTASAEVVKTLTPLDGSALK encoded by the coding sequence GTGAAGCAGTTCGCCAGCCTGGCCGTATCGGCCCCCACCCTTCTTGCCGCCCTTCTTGCCCTTTCCGCCTGCGGTGATCAGGCTGGCGGCGGCGCAGCAGGCGGAACCCGTGACCAGATCCGCGCGGTCGGATCCTCCACCGTCTATCCCTTCGCCACAGCGGTCGCCGAACTGTTCGTTCAGGGCAATCCCGGCATGAAGTCGCCCATCATCGAATCCACCGGCACCGGCGGCGGCATGAAGCTGTTCTGTGCGGGCGTCGGCGCCCAGCATCCCGACATCGCCAACGCGTCGCGCCGGATGAAGAAGGCCGAGTTCGACCAGTGCCAGGCCAATGGCGTCAAGGACATCATCGAGGTGCAGATCGGCGTCGACGGCCTCGCTTTTGCCGAATCGAACAAGGGCCCCGGCCTCAAGCTGACGCCCTTGATCGTCTACAAGGCGCTGGCCGCCACTCCGTTTGGCAAGGGTCCGAACAAGACGCAGACCTGGAAGGATGTCGACCCCAGCCTGCCCGCCATCACCATCTCCGTCTTTGGCCCGCCGTCCACCAGCGGCACCCGCGATTCGCTCGCCGAACTGATTCTGACCAAGGGGTGCGAGAGTGATCCGGCGATGAAGGCGCTCAAGGAAAAGAATGAGGACGAGTTCAAGGCCACCTGCACCCGCGTGCGTGAAGACGGCAAATATGTGGACTCGGGCGAGAATGACAATCTGATCGTCCAGAAGCTGGGCGCCAATCCCAATGCAGTCGGCGTCTTCGGCTACAGCTTCCTTGAAGAGAATAAGGACAGCCTGAAGGATATTCCGATCAATGGGGTAGAGGCGACGTACGAAACCGTCTCGACCGGCCAATATCCGGGCGCGCGTCCGCTGTATCTCTATGTGAAGAAGGCGCATTTGGCCGCGATCCCCGGTCTTCAGAATTACATGAACGCCTTCAGCACCAACTGGAACCCCGACGGCATACTGACCAAGCGCGGCATGGTCGCCGCGCCGGAGGCTGCCCGCACGGCCAGCGCAGAGGTCGTCAAGACGCTCACGCCCCTCGACGGTTCGGCGCTGAAGTAA
- the pstC gene encoding phosphate ABC transporter permease subunit PstC codes for MTGPAILLLLAGLGAIAWVSGRARALRLKASVQAQGTQRAPLHSLPGYHGWYVALWTVVPAFLFLAVWANVTPALVTGAVLDSPAAQSLPSDAFSRGAILGEARAVASGSQAAVFNPLSQALVEPYRAATSRYGIAGAILAAVLAFAGGAYAFTRIRPDFRARTRVERLVMAVLLLASLIAIITTLGIVASLLWESLRFFSMVNPIDFLFGTKWSPQSAALGYGNDDAFGAVPLFWGTIFIGAIIAMIVAIPLGLMSAIYLTQYAQPSVRKWMKPILEVLAGVPTVVYGYFAALTIAPALRDFAVSIGIHSASSESALAAGLVMGVMIIPFVSSMADDSIAAVPQSMRDGSLAMGATTSETIRKVLIPAALPGVVGGVLLAVSRAIGETMIVVMAAGLAANLTANPFASVTTVTTQIVQLLTGDQEFDSAKTLAAFALGLVLFIVTLLLNIVALRVVKKYREAYE; via the coding sequence ATGACCGGACCCGCCATATTGCTGCTGCTTGCTGGCCTGGGCGCAATCGCCTGGGTTAGCGGTCGCGCCCGCGCCCTGCGCCTGAAAGCCAGCGTGCAGGCGCAGGGTACGCAGCGCGCGCCCCTGCACAGCCTGCCCGGCTATCATGGCTGGTATGTCGCGCTGTGGACGGTCGTCCCGGCCTTCCTGTTCCTGGCCGTCTGGGCCAATGTCACCCCTGCGCTGGTGACGGGGGCAGTGCTGGACAGCCCGGCTGCACAGAGCCTGCCCAGCGACGCTTTCTCGCGCGGGGCCATATTGGGTGAGGCGCGCGCCGTGGCCAGCGGTTCGCAGGCAGCCGTGTTCAACCCGTTGTCGCAGGCGCTGGTCGAACCCTATCGGGCCGCGACCAGCCGCTACGGGATAGCGGGCGCCATCCTCGCAGCCGTATTGGCCTTTGCGGGCGGCGCCTACGCTTTCACCCGTATCCGTCCCGATTTCCGGGCGCGCACGCGGGTCGAGCGGCTGGTCATGGCCGTGCTGCTGCTTGCTTCTCTGATCGCGATCATCACGACGCTGGGCATTGTCGCCTCGCTCCTGTGGGAATCGCTCCGCTTCTTCTCGATGGTCAATCCCATCGACTTCCTGTTCGGCACCAAATGGAGCCCGCAGTCCGCCGCGCTCGGCTACGGCAATGACGATGCGTTCGGCGCGGTGCCGCTCTTCTGGGGCACGATCTTCATCGGCGCGATCATCGCCATGATCGTCGCCATTCCGCTGGGCCTGATGAGCGCCATCTACCTTACCCAATATGCCCAGCCATCCGTCCGCAAATGGATGAAGCCGATCCTTGAGGTGCTCGCGGGCGTGCCCACGGTCGTCTATGGCTATTTCGCCGCGCTGACGATCGCGCCTGCCCTGCGCGACTTTGCGGTGTCGATCGGCATCCACAGCGCCAGTTCGGAAAGCGCGCTGGCCGCAGGTCTTGTCATGGGCGTGATGATCATTCCCTTCGTCTCCTCGATGGCCGATGACAGCATCGCCGCCGTGCCGCAGTCGATGCGCGACGGCAGTCTGGCGATGGGCGCGACCACCAGCGAGACGATCCGCAAGGTGTTGATCCCCGCCGCCCTTCCCGGTGTCGTCGGCGGCGTGTTGCTGGCCGTCAGCCGTGCGATCGGCGAGACGATGATCGTGGTGATGGCCGCGGGCCTTGCCGCCAACCTGACCGCCAATCCCTTTGCCAGCGTGACGACAGTGACGACCCAGATCGTCCAGTTGCTGACCGGCGATCAGGAGTTTGACAGCGCCAAGACGCTGGCCGCCTTTGCCCTTGGGCTGGTCCTCTTCATCGTCACCCTGCTGCTCAACATCGTGGCCCTGCGGGTCGTGAAAAAATATCGCGAGGCCTACGAATGA